The Myxocyprinus asiaticus isolate MX2 ecotype Aquarium Trade chromosome 31, UBuf_Myxa_2, whole genome shotgun sequence genome has a segment encoding these proteins:
- the LOC127422045 gene encoding gamma-secretase subunit PEN-2, with product MNLERIPNEEKLSLCRRYYLGGFAFLPFLWLVNVVWFLKEAFLKPAYTEQPQIKSYVKKSALGLLLWVAVLTTWITIFQHFRARWGEVGDYLSFTIPLGTA from the exons ATGAATCTTGAACGTATTCCCAATGAGGAGAAACTTAGCCTTTGTAGAAGATACTATCTAG GTGGTTTTGCATTCCTCCCCTTTCTCTGGCTGGTTAATGTGGTGTGGTTTCTCAAAGAGGCCTTTTTAAAGCCTGCTTACACAGAACAACCGCAGATTAAATCCT ACGTAAAGAAGTCCGCATTGGGGCTCTTACTGTGGGTGGCCGTGCTGACGACGTGGATCACCATATTCCAACATTTCAGAGCAAGGTGGGGGGAGGTGGGCGATTACCTCTCCTTCACCATTCCACTCGGGACAGCCTGA
- the LOC127422199 gene encoding alpha-crystallin A chain-like: MDFDLPPSLPVSGIQWERVLPPLFPRVNGTFGPYSWTPTEFLIPVSEQTGAAQVTCDHNGFTVQVDVKHFSPEELLVKVVGDYVVVEGKHEQRKDGSGLVTRQFNRRYRIPNGVDIMALESAMSPEGMLVISAPLQQGENSRLLNHTGP; encoded by the exons ATGGATTTTGATTTACCTCCTTCTCTCCCCGTGAGCGGTATCCAGTGGGAAAGGGTGCTCCCTCCGTTATTTCCCCGGGTAAATGGGACGTTTGGACCATACTCGTGGACCCCGACCGAATTTCTCATCCCAGTTTCCGAGCAGACCGGAGCAGCACAG GTTACCTGTGATCACAATGGATTTACTGTTCAGGTTGATGTGAAACACTTCAGTCCTGAGGAGTTGCTGGTTAAAGTAGTGGGAGATTATGTTGTAGTGGAGGGAAAGCATGAGCAAAGAAAG GATGGTTCAGGACTGGTGACGCGCCAGTTTAATCGCAGATATCGGATCCCAAATGGAGTGGACATCATGGCTCTGGAATCAGCGATGTCACCGGAAGGAATGCTTGTAATCTCGGCACCTCTGCAACAAGGGGAGAATTCCAGACTATTGAATCACACTGGACCATGA